GCGTAGAACTCTTGGGGACCGCAAAAAACTGGTACATACACGCATTATTGTCGTGGGCGCCGGCTCCACTGGTCTGACGTTTCTTTATCGTCTTCTTACCGTGCCGTACATTTGTTTCACTAACCTGGTGCTTATCTCTACTGATGGCATGCCGGAGCATCCTAACCAACAGCAGAACCTCTGGAGCACCGATCGGATGGAACTACTTGAACGAGAACATATGGGACTCACAGTGGGGAACCCTATTCGCGTTATCCACGGCTCTATGGTCGATATTGAAACTGCCCAACGTTATGTTGTCGTTGACGACAGCACTTATGAGCCGTATGACTATGTTATTCTCACAACGGGTAGGCAATTTGGTGTGCCTCTTTCCATAAGTAGCCTTCAACAACCagtgcagcagcggcagcagttgTCACGGACGAGCACACCTCCTGGTGTTCTGCCGATCTCTGGTTCGGCTTCTGTAGAAAGGTTGCAGCGGACCCTGTATGAATTGGACCGTAACCCAGAAAATGTCAGCAACATTGTGGTGTACGGCTCCGGTCTAGACGCCTTTGCTATTGCCACATCCATCATCAACCTCGGTTTCTCACCGCAACGTATGGTGTTGGTGAGTCCGGATGTAACAAATCCATTCGTTGACAAGGACGCCTTTGAATGTGTTGTGAGAATGTGGAGTGCATTGGGGGCGAATACGATGCATGGGTACAAGATCAGTCGCACAGAATACGATGATGATGGTACCACATTAACAACCGTCGTTCTTTCACCCGTGCCCGCATTAGCCGCTCCGGCTGGTCCTGGGACCGATTCCAATGCCCGAAGTTCTGTTGAGATCAACTGCAGCCTTATCGTCTGCTGTGAGGATAAGGATATTGACAGTAATGTACTTTCCACACTGAACAGGCGCTCGATTGTGTTCGACGGTCGCGTCACGGTTGAGTCCAACTACCTCACGACGAACCCGTGCGTATACGCAACAGGGCCTGTTGCAATGTTCACACGGCGGTACGGCACGACGACCAGTTTCGATGAATTCAACGCGAGGGACGTGGGAACAAACTTGGCGGAGGTTATACTTGGTACGCTTGGGTTCGAGGAGTTTGCTACGCCAAACCTTCAGTCGTGCACAGATAAGGAGAACGAATTGCTTGCAGCGCATAATGAACTGTACAGTAAAGTCCTCGATGAGAACGGTAGTCGCAACGCAAATTATGGTGTCGACCTTAATTCTCTGTCGGCGGAAAAGGATGCCCATGAGATTGCAAAGCAAAACCAACTTAAGCAACAGCAGAAACTCCCAGTGTATACCACGCCCGTTGCGAGCCGAATTCGTCTTCCTGGGAAGTACGTTTTCTTCAGTACTATGCGCATATTTTTTGACCCCGCGCAGTGCACGCGATTGTACTATTCCTGTATAGAAGGCAACAAACCTTATGTAGATGACATAACAGTCTCTTATCAAGTGGCAACACCTGCCGACAGGGGCTCAATATATAAAGACGTGGAGCAGGACCTTCTTGTAATTTACTTGAACAAACACACGCGACTCATTGATGCTGTGGTGTACTTTGGTAATGGCAGTCCTGAGACGCACAACTATATGTGCCTGATCGGTTTGCCTCACTCCTTGTTGAACCTCATCTTTCGCTATAATGAAGCCCGCACGGACTTGCTGGAAAGCGATGATTGCGGCTCCAACAGCAGTATGAGCGGGAGTAAGAGCACCGCAAGCAACAAAATAGATATTGTTGCTCAAGAAAGCACTCTAAATCTCATGGAATATCTTCGCTCACCAAGGTTGCAGGTTGTCTTTTACGATCGGTTCGTGGAGTTCTACGAAAACCTCCGCAAGAAGATGCAAGAGCATGAGGATGTGATGAAAATGAAGCAGAGTGCACTCCAGAGAATGGAAGTGACACCACGTATTAGCGCTAAAAACCGTGCGATATATCTAGAGAAACTGACGGAGATGCAAAAAGACTTTGCACGGAGGGTTCAGTACGAGCTCATCAAATTCCTCCACGAAAGCAAAGAGTACCTGCCACAGATCATGTACCTGCCAGACATTACGGAGCatgtggaaaaaaatgagggtcGACAGGAGTGATTACTGCGGCGTGTGACGGTGTGCAACATGAGAGCCGATGCCGTTGTTTAATCCACTGAGGGGCGCAGCCAAGGATAAGCAttcctatatatatatatatcattatATGTAATGCATACACATGTTTCAATCACTGCTGAGTCCTTCGGCatctctttttcacctttcgCTTATCATCTGCACGccctcttcttcattccgTTTTCACTCCCTCTCCTCTTGACCCCGGGAGAATCCCctccgttttgttgttgtttccgtCTATACTTGCTCGGTCAAATAGGGAAACTAACAAGAAAGTGGCACTTATAGGGGTTGAGCTCCTCTTATCAGGCTCCCTGATGGCAGCAGCGGTGATCAAAATTGTCACTTCTGTCTTTGATTagcattttgttatttttatgcattgcatattgtttttcttcttgaaaggtatatatgtgtacatatgtttgtattattattgttattatcacttATCGCATTCCCTTTTACTGTGTTCAAGGTTCTATACGCTACAagtaaagttttttttttctcaaggGCAGGGCAGTCACCAgataaaggaagggaagtaaTCTGCTTATTTGAAtcgaacaacaaaaactaTAAAAAGAGCAGCTAATTACAGGCAGTTCCGCTTACGACTAAGCAGATTTCATTCAGCAACTAAAGCAACACAGGTATGCTCCGCGTTTCCATTCCCGCACTCAAGACGCTGCAGCCTCTGGGCTCGCGTGTGCTGGTGAGACGCACTCTGGCAGccaagcaaacaaaggcCGGTGTGCTCATCCCTGAGCAAGTTGCTGGTAAAGTCAACGAGGGTACCGTTGTCGCTGTGGCGGCTGCAACAAAGGACTGGACACCGAGTGTGAAGGTTAATGACACTGTGCTACTTCCTGAGTTTGGTGGAAGCAGTATTAAGCTGGAAGGAGAGGAACTGTTCCTCTACAACGAAGACTCGTTGCTTGGTGTTATCCAGAATTGAAGGGTGGACAGTAACCGCTAACGTGCATCACGTCATTCTCTGGTGGCACTTTGTTCCCCTCTCGTGTCCTACACGCTCCGCTTCCAGCCTGGTCTGTTTCATTGCTGCGTAAAGGGTGAGAAGCCGTGATAGCGCGAGGAGTGGGGAATGGAGTGCATGCCACACTTCTATTTCTATttacacttttattttttttattttaatattaCATCATCGAATTTGTCGGACACCTTCCTTGATTTAGTTTGTGTGAACCACCgtagttgcttttttttaaaaaaaaagaaggcaacCCTGCCATCCACAATTGCAGTCGCACATATTTTCACTaccattcttttttattccttcccACGGGGGTGGAGTGTGCTAAGTTGTGTGTGTAACATTTAAAATAGCACCGCGCATTCGTACACGGGAAACCTCAAAGGGTCCgtaaagcaaaagaagaggaaaagaaagaatcaCGCGGGCATGTTTTGTGACGCTGAAGATGGGGCTGCCATAGTTTCTCATATTCCAACAAGTCCTTTTGTCCCAATACAACACAATAATATTGATGTCTCCGCTGTGAATCGCCTTGCAAACTTCGCCATTCGCTTCGCCAGGGAACACGGCTGGTGTTCCAGTCACCCTTTCAAGATGAGCTCGGGCCCCAAAATTGGAGAGAATGAAGGCGAGAGCAATGAACTTGATGATATCACTGTTTTCTATGCGGGTGTGGAGGTTGAGCTTGCCGAAGAAACCCCGAAGTTCAAAAGAGAGGGCACTCCTGcgtctctctttctctatgCACAGTTATGGCTCTCACATGTAGGTGTGAGCAGCAATGGCCTGTATGGCAAACTCTTTAGCTTCAagaaggatgaggaggatTGCAGGGAGTTTCTGGGTTCGTTCAAGCTCACAGGCGTTACCGTGTCAAGAACGACTCGTAAACCCACGCCTATTCCCGCGCCGCGACTCGAAATGATGCGTTCTTTGATCGCAAAAAACACAGCGGCATCGGAGCTGCCCAGGGTTGAGCGTATTAACTTCTCACAGCTTAACGAGCGGTGCCGTTTCGCTTCTGTCCGCTCCCACGAGGAATTTGCGTGTGCACTTCCATCGCACCCGGCCGTGGCTCCGCTGAAAGTTGGGTACCGCCGTGAGTTTCACCTGAGAGAAACCGATTTCGATTTTAACAGGCACGTAAACCAGGTTGTAACCATCACAATGGTCATCAACACCTTTCGAGCTGCTTTGGGTGACAACACAACCGTTTTCCCGCGCTTGTTAGATACCGATGTCCACCCTCTGGATGGCGATTTGCTCATCCGAAGGCTACGCATTGACTACGTTCGGGAGGTACCTGCTGACCACACCGCCATGGCAGTGATGTTATTCTTTCAAGATGATGTCTCAATGGATAATGTCATTGCGTCTTCCACAAATTCGAGAAAAAAATCCCTTACTGAACTTTGGTTTATTGTGCAGGGAATCCCGGCCGCTGAGACCAATCCATTTGTCTCCGCGGTTGGTAAGGTGCTTTTGCGGTGCTGACGAGATATACCCCGGTGAAACACCTTAAATGTGTTCCCCGTTTAAGGACTTCGACGCCCATGCTAAGGGGAGATAAGTTTATTAAAATGAAACATCGTTGAAACACAGGGGGGAAACAAGGCAAAAATTGGAAAGGAAATATACTTTGTGAAGTTCACACCCACGTGCTCTGTTGGTCGAACTGGACCCAAACCGTAATTGCACTCCGACTTTCCCCACCTTTGCATGCCCGAATTAATGTACATTTcttgctttcctttctttacaAGTAACCAGTGACCCAGAAGCTAATTACAGGCAGTTCCGCTTACGACTAAGCAGATTTCATTCAGCAACTAAAGCAACACAGGTATGCTCCGCGTTTCCATTCCCGCACTCAAGACGCTGCAGCCTCTGGGCTCGCGTGTGCTGGTGAGACGCACTCTGGCAGccaagcaaacaaaggcCGGTGTGCTCATCCCTGAGCAAGTTGCTGGTAAAGTCAACGAGGGTACCGTTGTCGCTGTGGCGGCTGCAACAAAGGACTGGACACCGAGTGTGAAGGTTAATGACACTGTGCTACTTCCTGAGTTTGGTGGAAGCAGTATTAAGCTGGAAGGAGAGGAACTGTTCCTCTACAACGAAGACTCGTTGCTTGGTGTTATCCAGAATTGAAGGATGGACAGTAACCGCTAACGTGCATCACGTCCCACATATGGGATGCGAAACCCGCTATTTCC
This sequence is a window from Trypanosoma brucei gambiense DAL972 chromosome 7, complete sequence. Protein-coding genes within it:
- a CDS encoding 10 kDa heat shock protein, putative, with protein sequence MLRVSIPALKTLQPLGSRVLVRRTLAAKQTKAGVLIPEQVAGKVNEGTVVAVAAATKDWTPSVKVNDTVLLPEFGGSSIKLEGEELFLYNEDSLLGVIQN